In a single window of the Pseudomonas sp. B21-015 genome:
- the bamC gene encoding outer membrane protein assembly factor BamC: MKRMAGLSALALIISSTSGCGWIWGPEGYFRDRGSDYLEAQQTAPMQLPPDVSTAKRLDPLLPIPRNVADDTAKGEYIVPRPQPLSAAADASAYSLQKSGDSRWIMAQNPPAEVWPVAVQFFQDNGFRLDEQRPQTGEFTTTWQHSDELSAAMAKRLSAAGVGADSETRVRVRIEPGVQRNTSEVYVVSAERPAGSTANVDFTNRSVNTGLDAALVDDMLASMSRTSEKGGSVSMLASRDFDTPSRVSLTEDGSGNPVLNVGSDLDRAWSSVGRALEQGEWRVEDINRSLGLYYINLAEKAEKKDEQPGFFSGLFGSKPDKEEVEARAERYQVRLSKVGDNVQVTVEKNINTVAPADVARKVLTVIQDNLG; this comes from the coding sequence ATGAAGCGAATGGCCGGACTTTCCGCACTTGCCTTGATTATCTCCAGCACCAGTGGCTGTGGATGGATCTGGGGCCCGGAAGGTTACTTCCGTGACCGTGGTAGCGATTACCTGGAAGCGCAACAGACTGCACCGATGCAACTGCCACCGGATGTCAGCACCGCCAAGCGCCTGGATCCGCTGTTGCCGATCCCGCGCAACGTGGCCGACGACACCGCCAAGGGCGAATACATCGTGCCTCGTCCGCAGCCGCTGTCGGCAGCGGCTGATGCCAGCGCCTACTCACTGCAGAAGAGCGGTGATTCGCGTTGGATCATGGCTCAGAACCCGCCGGCTGAAGTCTGGCCAGTGGCCGTGCAGTTCTTCCAGGACAACGGTTTCCGTCTGGACGAACAGCGCCCGCAAACCGGCGAATTCACCACCACCTGGCAGCATTCCGACGAACTGTCCGCAGCCATGGCCAAGCGCCTGAGCGCGGCCGGTGTCGGCGCCGACAGCGAAACCCGCGTGCGGGTGCGTATCGAGCCGGGCGTGCAGCGCAACACCAGTGAAGTCTACGTGGTCAGCGCCGAGCGTCCTGCCGGCAGCACCGCCAATGTCGATTTCACCAATCGTTCGGTCAATACCGGCCTGGACGCAGCGCTGGTCGACGACATGCTTGCGAGCATGAGCCGCACTTCGGAGAAGGGCGGTTCGGTTTCCATGCTGGCGAGTCGTGATTTCGACACGCCAAGCCGTGTCAGCCTGACCGAAGACGGCAGTGGCAACCCGGTGCTCAACGTCGGTTCCGATCTGGATCGTGCCTGGTCAAGCGTCGGTCGTGCGCTGGAGCAGGGCGAATGGCGTGTTGAAGACATCAACCGCAGCCTGGGCCTGTACTACATCAACCTCGCCGAAAAAGCCGAGAAAAAGGACGAGCAGCCAGGTTTCTTCAGCGGTCTGTTCGGCAGCAAACCGGACAAGGAAGAAGTTGAAGCCCGCGCCGAGCGTTATCAGGTTCGTCTGAGCAAGGTTGGCGACAACGTACAAGTCACCGTCGAGAAAAACATCAACACCGTGGCGCCGGCAGACGTGGCGCGCAAAGTGTTGACCGTGATTCAGGACAACCTGGGCTGA
- the purC gene encoding phosphoribosylaminoimidazolesuccinocarboxamide synthase has protein sequence MEKREELYRGKAKSVYKTDDADRLILLFRNDTSAFDGKRIEQLDRKGMVNNKFNAFIMQKLEAAGVPTQFDKLLGDNECLVKKLDMIPVECVVRNYAAGSLVKRLGVEEGMKLNPYTFELFLKDDAKGDPFINESHVVAFGWGTAEQLVRMKELSLKVNEVLSKLFDDAGLLLVDFKLEFGVFSDGSIVLGDEFSPDGCRLWDKATGKKMDKDRFRQGLGDVIEAYEEVANRLGVPL, from the coding sequence ATGGAAAAACGTGAAGAACTCTACCGCGGCAAAGCCAAATCGGTTTACAAGACCGACGACGCTGACCGCTTGATCCTGCTGTTTCGCAACGACACCTCGGCGTTCGACGGCAAGCGCATCGAGCAGCTCGACCGCAAAGGCATGGTGAACAACAAGTTCAACGCCTTCATCATGCAGAAACTCGAAGCAGCCGGCGTGCCGACTCAATTCGACAAACTGCTGGGCGACAACGAATGCCTGGTGAAGAAACTCGACATGATCCCGGTCGAGTGCGTCGTGCGTAACTACGCCGCCGGCAGCCTGGTCAAGCGCTTGGGCGTGGAAGAGGGCATGAAGCTCAACCCTTACACCTTCGAACTGTTCCTGAAGGACGACGCCAAGGGCGACCCGTTCATCAACGAATCCCACGTCGTGGCATTCGGTTGGGGCACCGCCGAGCAACTGGTTCGCATGAAAGAACTGTCGCTCAAGGTCAACGAAGTCCTGAGCAAACTGTTCGACGACGCCGGCCTGCTGCTGGTCGACTTCAAACTCGAATTCGGCGTGTTCTCCGACGGCTCCATCGTTCTGGGTGACGAATTCAGCCCGGACGGCTGCCGTCTGTGGGACAAGGCCACCGGCAAGAAAATGGACAAGGACCGCTTCCGTCAGGGCCTCGGTGACGTCATCGAAGCCTACGAAGAAGTCGCCAACCGTCTGGGCGTACCGCTTTAA
- a CDS encoding MBL fold metallo-hydrolase yields MRFAVLGSGSQGNGTLVASDDTYVLVDCGFSLRETEKRLLRLGVNPAQLSAILVTHEHADHVHGVGLLSRRYNLPVYLSRGTLRGMRKPIEPAGLLAGGEQLQIGPLSIGVIAVAHDAQEPTQYVFSDGQRRFGLLTDLGSYCNKVLDGYRDLDALMIESNHCRDMLARGHYPYFLKQRVGGELGHLNNHQAAFLVAELGWQGLQHLVLAHLSSKNNLPQLARQCFVDTLGCDPDWLQLADQDSGLDWRHIA; encoded by the coding sequence ATGCGTTTTGCCGTTCTCGGCAGCGGTAGCCAAGGGAACGGCACGCTGGTAGCCAGCGATGACACGTATGTACTGGTGGATTGTGGTTTCTCCCTGCGGGAAACCGAAAAACGCCTGCTGCGCCTGGGTGTGAACCCTGCGCAGCTGAGCGCGATACTCGTGACCCACGAACATGCCGACCACGTGCATGGCGTGGGTTTGCTGTCTCGGCGTTACAATCTGCCTGTCTACCTCAGTCGCGGGACCTTGCGCGGGATGCGCAAACCGATTGAACCCGCAGGCCTTCTGGCCGGCGGCGAGCAACTGCAAATCGGCCCTCTGAGCATCGGCGTCATTGCCGTGGCCCACGATGCGCAGGAGCCAACGCAGTATGTCTTCAGTGATGGTCAGCGGCGTTTCGGCCTGCTGACCGACCTGGGTTCGTACTGCAACAAGGTGCTGGACGGTTATCGGGACCTCGATGCATTGATGATCGAGTCCAACCATTGCCGTGACATGCTGGCTCGCGGTCACTACCCTTACTTTCTCAAGCAGCGGGTAGGCGGTGAATTGGGACATTTGAACAACCATCAGGCGGCATTCCTGGTGGCCGAGTTGGGCTGGCAAGGCCTGCAACACCTGGTCCTGGCCCATCTGAGCAGCAAGAACAACCTGCCGCAGCTGGCCCGGCAATGTTTTGTCGACACCCTCGGGTGCGACCCGGACTGGCTGCAACTGGCCGATCAAGATTCAGGGCTCGACTGGCGACACATCGCCTAG